In Deltaproteobacteria bacterium, the following are encoded in one genomic region:
- a CDS encoding MmgE/PrpD family protein → MADQNPFAAIPDGLKTTAAAAQFVEEITFAKIPAEALRIATRCLLDGLGLFVAGSEEHTVQLLVDEAAETGGRPDALLLSRSTTKVPAPIAARVLGTAGHAHDWDDSQVSIDPAHVYGLLTHPTIPPLSSALVMAQKLGNVDGKTFMLAFLTGFEVECKISEWMLPQHYLRGFHSSGTVGTFGAFAAAAKLLNLTGDKLRSGFGIAASFAAGIRCNFGTMTKPLHVGRAAENGVTAALLAARGFTADPDALDGPWGYFAVQGGGVSAQKLSQGFGTSWTIVEPGVSIKPYPCGVLTHPTIDLMLKLVSENNVKPDDIDRVIAYAGSNILNPIRYPIAANHLQAKFSLPAALAMVALARKAGKKEFSDEFVATAPMQAMQKRISTALDPEIEKLGFDKMRSRIEIKLKNGKQIEGRADERYRGGPENPLSDGDVEAKVRSCCEGVLDDERQTGLIDTGKAILQLPNAGTLMALLNRVRQPPTN, encoded by the coding sequence ATGGCCGATCAAAACCCCTTTGCCGCAATTCCCGACGGACTCAAAACCACCGCCGCGGCGGCGCAATTCGTCGAAGAGATTACTTTCGCAAAGATTCCCGCCGAAGCCCTGCGCATCGCCACGCGCTGTTTGCTCGACGGCCTCGGCCTATTCGTCGCCGGATCGGAAGAACATACGGTGCAGTTGCTGGTCGATGAAGCGGCGGAAACCGGCGGACGGCCAGACGCGCTATTGCTCAGCCGCAGCACGACAAAAGTTCCGGCCCCGATCGCTGCGCGCGTGCTCGGCACCGCCGGCCACGCCCATGATTGGGACGATAGCCAAGTAAGCATCGATCCGGCTCACGTCTACGGTCTGCTAACCCATCCGACGATTCCGCCGCTCAGCAGCGCGTTGGTCATGGCGCAGAAACTCGGCAACGTCGACGGCAAAACTTTCATGCTCGCCTTTCTCACCGGCTTCGAAGTGGAATGCAAAATCTCCGAGTGGATGCTGCCGCAACATTATCTGCGCGGCTTTCACTCCAGCGGCACCGTGGGAACTTTCGGCGCATTCGCGGCGGCCGCGAAGCTGCTTAATTTAACCGGCGACAAATTGCGCAGCGGCTTCGGCATCGCCGCCAGTTTCGCCGCCGGCATCCGTTGCAACTTCGGAACGATGACCAAACCGCTCCACGTCGGCCGCGCCGCGGAAAACGGCGTCACCGCCGCGTTGCTCGCCGCGCGCGGCTTCACCGCCGATCCCGACGCCCTCGATGGTCCGTGGGGTTATTTCGCTGTTCAAGGCGGCGGCGTCAGCGCGCAAAAACTTTCCCAAGGATTTGGAACAAGTTGGACGATCGTCGAGCCGGGCGTATCGATCAAACCTTATCCCTGCGGCGTGCTCACGCATCCGACCATCGATCTGATGTTGAAGCTGGTCAGTGAAAATAACGTGAAGCCGGACGACATCGACAGAGTTATTGCATACGCCGGCAGCAACATTCTCAATCCGATCCGCTACCCGATCGCGGCAAACCACCTGCAAGCGAAGTTCTCCCTGCCCGCCGCGCTGGCGATGGTCGCGCTGGCGCGCAAAGCCGGCAAAAAAGAATTTTCCGACGAGTTCGTCGCCACAGCGCCGATGCAAGCGATGCAAAAGCGCATCTCGACTGCGCTCGATCCAGAGATCGAAAAGCTCGGTTTCGACAAAATGCGCTCGCGCATCGAAATCAAATTGAAAAACGGCAAGCAGATCGAAGGCCGAGCCGACGAACGCTACCGCGGCGGCCCGGAAAATCCGCTGAGCGATGGCGACGTGGAAGCGAAGGTGCGCTCTTGCTGCGAAGGCGTCTTGGATGATGAACGACAAACCGGCTTGATCGATACGGGCAAGGCGATTCTGCAATTGCCGAACGCTGGAACGCTGATGGCGCTACTGAATCGCGTACGTCAACCACCCACCAATTAG
- a CDS encoding SET domain-containing protein encodes MKRLVEAIFLTAWIVCSHGLGWCAGAGGDSARVIIPDKKYDALTVVKPSLIPGAGDGLFAAVKIKKDAVIGEYGGRLFTDQEYPKDNGYVAEIPECAWKEAHPYRFIDGKDLGSKVSKINFAPSKINRIETHFQNAAIKQVCQRPYVLFIAIKDIEAGAEIWTSYGPNYDYFKFMYIPKVRDYFCALIKTDCREKFVYYH; translated from the coding sequence ATGAAACGATTGGTTGAAGCGATTTTCTTGACGGCATGGATCGTTTGCAGCCACGGGCTGGGCTGGTGCGCCGGCGCTGGTGGAGATTCGGCGCGAGTAATTATTCCCGACAAAAAATACGACGCCTTGACGGTGGTCAAGCCGTCGCTGATTCCGGGCGCTGGAGATGGTTTGTTCGCCGCGGTCAAGATCAAGAAAGATGCGGTCATCGGTGAATATGGCGGGCGGCTTTTCACGGATCAGGAATATCCCAAAGATAATGGCTACGTCGCCGAGATTCCGGAATGCGCTTGGAAAGAGGCTCATCCGTACCGGTTTATCGATGGCAAAGATCTGGGTAGCAAGGTTAGCAAAATCAATTTTGCGCCGAGTAAGATCAACCGGATTGAAACCCATTTTCAAAACGCGGCGATCAAGCAAGTCTGTCAACGACCCTATGTACTTTTTATCGCGATCAAAGATATCGAAGCGGGCGCGGAAATTTGGACCAGCTATGGGCCGAACTACGATTATTTTAAGTTTATGTATATTCCCAAGGTGCGCGATTACTTTTGCGCATTGATCAAGACCGATTGCCGTGAGAAGTTTGTTTACTATCACTAA